The stretch of DNA TATGATGCCACCCATTAGCCTTTTCATCACGTCATGGAGCGTTTAGGATCGCGGGCCCAAAAGGGGGTGGATGGGTCCGCGGATTGGACCATAACTCTGTGTTCTCGTTTGCCGCGCAGTTGCATGGAAGCCGTTGCCCAATGTGATGACCGCTTGATCTCCTACGGTTACGGTTACAATGCCCGTTTTTTGTTCGGTTACGTCGTTCGGTTACGGTCACGAAGCCCGTCTCGTTCTTCGGTCACGTCCAACGGTTACGGTTACGATGCCCGTTTCTTGTCCGGCTACGTCCGACGGTTACGGTCACGAAACCCGTTTCGTCCTACGGTAACGTCTCTCGTCCGCTATAGTTCAACAGCCGTGACCGACTGACGTTACCGAAACAGGCCTCGTTACCGTAGCACGTTACCGTTAGACGCTTCACCAAACGGGCTTCGTTACCGATTAACGTAACCGACGGACGATTCCCAAAAACGGGCTTCGTTACCGACAGACGTTACCGTCAGACGTCTCCACCAAACGGGCCTCGTTACCGACAGACGTTACCGTCAGACGCTCCACCAAACGGGCCTCGTTACCGATTGACGTAACCGACTGACGATTCACAAAATGGACCTCACTACCGGGCACCCCTTGACGCCGGGGTTCAAAGGGACTCAAAGTAAGCGGCGCATGCGGTGCCGATGGGGCTCAACTACACAGAAAAAACGACCCAGCTCTTCCTGGCTATGTTCTTGGAAAACACGCCGGAGTTCGCGGTGTACGTCAGCAATCGTGGAGGGACTCACTCTCAGGAGAATCACACCTGCTGACAGCTCTCTCTTGAGGAAGACATAGGCCCCGAAGCCTTTGTCACGGGTAACAAGCAGTCGGCGCGTCTCCCTCGCCTTCAGCAGCAAGTCTTCATCCGCCGCGCACTGCAGCCCGATTTCGCGAACCGTAACTACGTCGTGCCGCCACTTCCTGAGCTCGTCGACAGTAATCTGATAAACATCTTGATCGACCAGCAAACGCACTTCACACCGTGTCTAAGTGAATCTCTTCTGAACGTACTATGTCCGCAGCATAGGCGGCGCAGGCTTTGACGTCGTCGAGGTCCAAATCGGGATAGTACTTTTCGACAATTTCCTGGAAAGGAATGTTTTCCTGTACAAGCTCCAATACGTTCTCCACGCAGATGCGAGTGCCGGCAATACAGGGTTTGCCGAAATGCACTCGCGGGTCGATCACTATTCGCCCTTCGTAGGGTCTGTTCACGGTTTCCTTGACCTCCAATTGGTTCCCATAAGCTATTCCCAAACCCCCGACAGCATCGCATTGCCGGTCCAGCCGGACAAACCCGTTCTCTCAGCCGGAAAGGCCGCGGCTTCCATTTCGCCTACTCCGACAACCCCCTGTCTGTTCCCCGGACTCCACTCTGCGACCCTGTGCCGACCCTCCATAACGCCAGCCGTGCACGCGTTCTCATCTGATCAGGTCCAACGGTCACGGTCACGATGCCCGTATTTTCTTTCGGCCACGTCGTTCGGTTACGGTTACGATGCCCGTTTCTTGTCCGGCTACGTCCGGCGGTTACGGTTACGATGCCCGTCTGTTTTGTCCGGTCACGTCGTTCGGTTACGGTTACGATGCCTGTTTTTTCGGTTACGTCTCACGGTAACGGTTACGACGCCCGTTTCGTCCTACGGTAACGTCTCTCGTCCGCTATAGTTCAACAGCCGTGACCGACGCACGTTACCGAAACAGGCCTCGTTACCGTAGGACGTAACCGTCAGACGTCTGCACGATACGGGCTTCGTTACCGATCGACGTAACCGTCAGACGATCCACAAAACGGGCCTCGTCACCGCCTGACGTAACCGTCAGACGTCTCCACGATACGGGCTTCGTTACCGTAGGACGTTACCGTTTGACGATCCAAGACACGGGCTTCGTTACCGACAGACGTAACCGTCCAGACGTCTCCCCAGCATACCAATCCGCCCTTATCCGTGGTTCTCCGCGGCCGCCAGCGCCCCATCCGCGGGCACGGGCGTGTACTCAGGCACCAGCCGCTGCAGCAGGCGCCGCACCCGCTTTTCGCTTCCCGAGGCTGCAGCAGCCTCCAGCTTCTTCACCAGCTGGTGCAGGTCTGCGAGCGGGCTTTCTCCCTTCAACATACCATTGCGCACCTGAAATATCTGCTGGTGTGCGGTCCGGGCGTATTCCTCGCTGTCGAGGAAGAGCCTCTCGCGCAGCTTCTCGCCAGGGCGGAGACCGGTAAAGACAATCTCGATGTCCTCACCTTCCTTGAGCCCCGTCAGCCTAATAAGATCGCGCGCTAAGTCCAGCACCCGTACCGGCTGGCCCATATCTAAGACAAAGATCTCGCCGCCACTGCCTAGCGCTGCGGCCTGCAGAACCAGTTGCACGGCCTCAGGGATGGTCATGAAATAGCGCTCCGCCTCGGGGTGGGTGACCGTGACTGGGCCGCCTGCGGCGATCTGCTGCTTGAACAGGGGCACCACGCTCCCTCGCGAGCCGAGGACGTTGCCAAAGCGGACTGCCACAAACGGGCGCCCCGTGCGCAAAGCAGCGTCCTGAACCAAGAACTCTGCGACGCGTTTTGTCGCACCCATGACGCTGGTGGGATTCACTGCCTTGTCGGTGGATATCAGGACAAACCGCTCGACGCCCAGCTCACTGGCCAGCTCCAGCAGGTTTCTGGTCCCGAGCACGTTGTTGCTCACCGCGTCCTGAACATTCTCCTCCATGAGCGGCACGTGTTTGTGAGCCGCTGCGTGGAAAATAACCACCGGCCTGTAGGTAGCCAGTACCGCCCGCATCCGCTGCCTATCACGAATGTCGGCGATCACTGGACGAAGGGAGACCGCAGCGCCACGTGTCTCGCGGAGCAACGTCCGAAGTTCGTTGCAGGCTTCGAACACGCTGTTCTCACCATGACCCAAGGCGACCAGTTCCGCCGGCGCGCATTGCAAGATTTGTCTGCACAGCTCAAGGCCGATGGAACCCCCGGCTCCTGTTACCATGACCACTTTGCCCCTGAGGAGCGCGGCCACACTCTTCATGTCCGTGCACACCGGCTCGCGACGGAGCAGGTCGGTGATGTCCACCGGGCGGAGCTGGGAGACCATGACCTTGCCGGCAAGGAGCTCGAATACGCCGGGGACTACCCTTACCGCGAGACCGGCCTGGCGGCAGAGCTGCACCAGTTCCCGGATCGTCTTCCCCGGGGCGGTGGGCATGGCGATAATGGCCTGCTGCACTCCGTAGCGGTCCCGGAGCTCGGCGAGCACCTCCCTGCCTCCGACGACGCGTACGCCGTGGATAACCAAGTTATGCTTGCGCGAGTCATCGTCGATGAATGCCACCGGGTGCAGTCCCAGTTGTGGGTTGGCCGCGATCTCCTTGACGATCATTCCCCCAGCTTCCCCTGCGCCGACGATTGCCACTCTTTGTGCCTCCGGCCTGTTGTTAGCGCGCCGTTGCTGGTAATAGTGGCGCAGGCGCGCCAAGAAGCGGATGCCACCCACTGCCGGCAGTACTAAGAGCCCATCGATGAGAGGGATGGAGCGCGGAAAGCCTTGTTGGATGACGCCAAGCGGAGTGAGCACGGCAAGCAAGGCAGACCACAGGAGCAGGGTGCTAAGAGAAACCGCCAAGGTCACCTGGGCGATTTCCGCCACACTCGCATAACGCCAATACCTGGAATAGAGTCCGACGGGGATGAACACCGCAAGGCGGATTGCGATGGCGAAAAGCGCGTAGATAGCCAGACTGTGCACGTGCGCGGCTACGCTTGCCGGGCTGTCGGTACGCAGGGCGACGGCAAGAACCGGGCACACGCAAAAGACCAAGAGATCAAGCAGTAAGAGGTGACGGTTGCGCAAGCGCATGTCTATTCTCCCCCAGCTTCGTTGGTACACGCGACTCTGTGCCCCTTCTTTATGTGCAAGTTACTGGTCGCTGGTATCGCTGTACGCCGAGAGTGCGCCAGCCAGCCCTCGAGCGTGGTGTACGTCTCAGGCACGTGCCTTACCCCTCGTTCGGCGGGCGGCACCAGTAGTGAGGGGTCCGCCGGGCCGCTGTGTGGATACTCGAGCCTGCCGGCCCGGGCTGGGGTACACCAGTGGGAGGGCAGGAGCATATGCGATACACCTCACCTAGCGGCCAATTGCTCCTCATCAGAAAGCGCCTGGGGCAGTCCTCCGGCAATGGGTGACGCACCCCGTTGATGTTCCGGCGGCAAGAAGAGTGACAAGGCGGCGCGGCCGAAAACCTTTAGGTCGTACAGGAGGGACTGCTGCCGGACATAATCCAGATCCATACGCAGTTTCTCAGGGAGTATCTGAGTCAGATAGACCTGCTCCCAGGTCTCACCCGCCCGCGCCAGGATCTCTTCCTCGTGGCGGTACTTGATGAAAGCGGGGCTGGCCATGCCGGGGCGTACGCTGAGCACGCGGCGCTGCTCGGGGGTGTAATGAGCCGCGTAGCGCGGGTCCTCGGGGCGAGGGCCAACGATGCTCATCTCGCCCTTGAGGACGTTGAGCAGTTGCGGCATCTCGTCTATCTTCATGCGGCGCAGGAGGCGCCCCACCCGACTGATGCGTGGGTCATCGCGCCGGGTGATGCGGGGACCCTGGGTATCGGCCCCATCCACCATGGTGCGGAACTTGTAGAGGGTGAAGGGCTGGCCGTCCTTGCCGATGCGCCGCGCCCGGTGGAAGACCGGGCCCGGGGAGTCCAGTTTGATGGCCAGGGCAACCAGGGCCCACAGGGGCAGCGCAACGAGCACGACCAGCGCCGACACGACCACGTCAAAGACACGCTTCAACGCGGAAGACGGAGAACCGAAGATGGAGCACAGGAGATGGATCACGAGAAGGTCTCCCACCTGGTCATGAGTGTCCAGAGCATGGCGCCAACTTGATCATAGCCAATCGTCAGATACCGGTGAGCCTCCTCAGAAAGGTAGCGACAATCCAAGGCGAAGTCAAGCCAGACTTTGGTTTCTTCGGCCTCACCAAGGGAGTTGTTCAGAGAATTCTTGAAGACGGCTTCGTGCCGGCGTTTCGCAAATCCTTCAGCAACGTTGCTGCAAATGGCCCGAGACGATCGCCGAATCTGATCGGTGAGTGCGTATCGCTCCTCTTCGGGAAACCGTGCGCTGAGGTGGAAGATCTCCATAGCCAACACATAGGCCAGGTTGAACACATCCAAATCCCGGCACGAGCGAATTTGCCGACGGTGCTTGCCAGACTTTGGCGCCCATGCCTTGCCGTCAAACACCCACTCCTCACACTGCACCCTATCCTCTCCCTTCTCTGTCCTCCGCCCTCTGGCCTCCTACCTCCGATGTCGCTTCACAATCTCAACGACGGCATCTATCACGTCCTGCACGTCCTGGTCGCTCATGCGGGGGTACAGGGGCAGGGAGATAATGCGCTGGTACTCGCGGTAGGCAACAGGGAAATCCTCTGGCTGGAAGCCGTATTTGTCGCGGTAGTAGGGATGCAGGTGGATCGGGATGAAGTGCACGCTGGTGCCAATGTTGCGGACGCGCAGTTCCTCGATGAAGCGCGCCCGGTCGATGGTCAGCCTATCCAGATTCAGGCGCAGGACATACAAGTGCCATGCCGATTCTGCGTCGGGGCGCTCGGTCGGAATTTGCAGTGCATCGAGCTGACCAAAGGCGGCGTTGTACTGCGCCACGACTTCGCGCCGTCGGCGCTGCATGGACTCCAGGCGCTGTAGTTGCACCAGGCCGATGGCTGCCTGGATGTCGGTCATGTTATACTTCCAGCCCGCGTCAATCACCTCGTAGTACCAGGAGCCATTGGCATCGTAGCGCTTCCAGGCGTCGCGGCTCATGCCGTGCAGGCTGAGGATACGCGCGCGCTCGATCAGTTCTGGCGCGCCGGTGAGCATTCCGCCTTCAGCAGTGGTCAGGTTTTTGGTCGCGTAGAAGCTGAACGCCGTCAGATCGCCGATAGTGCCTATCCGTTGTCCGCGATATGAGGCAGGCAGCGCATGGGCGGCATCCTCAATCACATACAGGCCACGCTGACGGGCCAGTTCCAGCAAGGGATCCATATCCGCCGGATGACCGGCATAATGCACAGGCATGATCGCCCGCGTGCGCGGAGTGATTCCTTCCGCCACGCGGACAGGATCAATGGTCAGCGTGTCCGGCACAATGTCCGCCAGCACAGGGCGCGCACCAACGTGTTCGATGACGTGGACCGAAGAGCAGAAAGTCATCGGGGTGGTGATGACTTCGTCGCCGGGGCCAATGCCGAGCGCCAGCAGCGCCAGGTGCAGCCCCGCCGTACATGAATTGAGCGCCAGCGCCGCTGGAGCGCCAATGTATGCCGCAAATTCCTGCTCAAAGCGTTTGGTCTTCGGGCCAGTGGTGATCCAGGCCGAGCGCAGCGTATCGGCGACGGCTGCGATCTCTTCTTCCGAGATGGCTGGCGGCGAGAAGGGGAGGAAGGTGGAACGACTGTTAGTTCTCTTCCTGGGGCATACATAGAGTTCTGAATCATCTCGGCTCATTGTGATCCCATCATCGATCTCTTATTGTGACCACAAACTAGATAGACAGGTGGCCAGAGAGTTTTTTTGACAAGATGGACGTCGAAGACGCCGCGGATTTGAGCGATTTGGCTCTCAGTAAAGTAATTCGCCTGAGAATAGTTCCATCTGCGATGGCGGAATCTTCGCAGGCCGTGAAGTAGAGAGGAACCTTTCCCGTTCTCCAAGAACACGGCCTTCCCTGCGGGACGCAGTTTTGACGAGATCTGTTGTAGGAATTCATCCAAATTCTCAATCAAGACAAGAACGCTTTTGGTGAACACCAGATCGAAGCTACAACTGGCAAATATATCGAGACTACCATCGTATCTGACGAACAGAACGCGATCTGTGACGGCCCAGTGTACGGCTTCAGATTGGGCAATCTTGAGCGAATGTCCGTTTATGTCGATCCCAACGACTTCTGCACCCAGGAGAGCGAACAGGCAAGACATCTTTCCATACCGTGTACCGATATCCAATACCCGTTGCCCTGTAAGATCTTCACCTATGAAATCCCTAAAAGCTTCTCTCAACAGTGCGTGCCAACTCCTTCCTCCCCATTCGGCAAAATACCCCAGGTTGTCCAGATAAGCGCGCTTGTCGTGGCTGTCTCTTGCTAGAACCATTTACCTATGACCTTCCACTTATACCAGGACTAGATATTCGGCGTATAATTGCAAAATAATGGGTATTTAGAAACACAATTTTTTCTAATATGGCACATATTATCCATGATAGTACGATGAGTTTTCGTGTGACTGGTGGAGCCAAGGTGATGCGCTGGAAACGGTATTCGCACCCAGGAAACAACCGGCGTATCTCAGCCGGACGAATGCCGTGCGCTTGCCGATTAGTTGGGTTAAGCCAATAGTCATACCATATGATCGCGCCATCAGGTCGCAGAACTCGCAACATCTCTCTGGCAATATTGGTCTTGACAGTGTCGTCAAGGATCGAGGAGAAGGCAGTGTACTGCATCACCAGATCGAAGCTACAATCGCGGTAAGGCAGGTGCTGTCCATCAGCACAACTGAGGGCCAGCGAAGGCATTCTGGCATGAGCCTCAGCCACACGATCTTCAAGCAGGTCAATGCCATGCACATGGGCGGGTGTAGCTCCAAAACCGAGGTACTCCAGTAAGACGCCCCCGCGTCCACACCCGATCTCAAGGATACGATAGCGATCCAGGGGATAGAAACCAAAGCGGCGCAGAGTCTTGAGGGTTACACGCTGGC from Calditrichota bacterium encodes:
- a CDS encoding sugar transferase, which codes for MKRVFDVVVSALVVLVALPLWALVALAIKLDSPGPVFHRARRIGKDGQPFTLYKFRTMVDGADTQGPRITRRDDPRISRVGRLLRRMKIDEMPQLLNVLKGEMSIVGPRPEDPRYAAHYTPEQRRVLSVRPGMASPAFIKYRHEEEILARAGETWEQVYLTQILPEKLRMDLDYVRQQSLLYDLKVFGRAALSLFLPPEHQRGASPIAGGLPQALSDEEQLAAR
- a CDS encoding DUF433 domain-containing protein, whose protein sequence is MNRPYEGRIVIDPRVHFGKPCIAGTRICVENVLELVQENIPFQEIVEKYYPDLDLDDVKACAAYAADIVRSEEIHLDTV
- a CDS encoding class I SAM-dependent methyltransferase — encoded protein: MVLARDSHDKRAYLDNLGYFAEWGGRSWHALLREAFRDFIGEDLTGQRVLDIGTRYGKMSCLFALLGAEVVGIDINGHSLKIAQSEAVHWAVTDRVLFVRYDGSLDIFASCSFDLVFTKSVLVLIENLDEFLQQISSKLRPAGKAVFLENGKGSSLLHGLRRFRHRRWNYSQANYFTESQIAQIRGVFDVHLVKKTLWPPVYLVCGHNKRSMMGSQ
- a CDS encoding class I SAM-dependent methyltransferase codes for the protein MTDASHSDLDRLRAEYADRDRRLAGSDIYSLFNPAHLFMTQQRQRVTLKTLRRFGFYPLDRYRILEIGCGRGGVLLEYLGFGATPAHVHGIDLLEDRVAEAHARMPSLALSCADGQHLPYRDCSFDLVMQYTAFSSILDDTVKTNIAREMLRVLRPDGAIIWYDYWLNPTNRQAHGIRPAEIRRLFPGCEYRFQRITLAPPVTRKLIVLSWIICAILEKIVFLNTHYFAIIRRISSPGISGRS
- a CDS encoding four helix bundle protein, with protein sequence MEIFHLSARFPEEERYALTDQIRRSSRAICSNVAEGFAKRRHEAVFKNSLNNSLGEAEETKVWLDFALDCRYLSEEAHRYLTIGYDQVGAMLWTLMTRWETFS
- a CDS encoding DUF5615 family PIN-like protein, translating into MRLLVDQDVYQITVDELRKWRHDVVTVREIGLQCAADEDLLLKARETRRLLVTRDKGFGAYVFLKRELSAGVILLRVSPSTIADVHRELRRVFQEHSQEELGRFFCVVEPHRHRMRRLL
- a CDS encoding polysaccharide biosynthesis protein, with amino-acid sequence MRLRNRHLLLLDLLVFCVCPVLAVALRTDSPASVAAHVHSLAIYALFAIAIRLAVFIPVGLYSRYWRYASVAEIAQVTLAVSLSTLLLWSALLAVLTPLGVIQQGFPRSIPLIDGLLVLPAVGGIRFLARLRHYYQQRRANNRPEAQRVAIVGAGEAGGMIVKEIAANPQLGLHPVAFIDDDSRKHNLVIHGVRVVGGREVLAELRDRYGVQQAIIAMPTAPGKTIRELVQLCRQAGLAVRVVPGVFELLAGKVMVSQLRPVDITDLLRREPVCTDMKSVAALLRGKVVMVTGAGGSIGLELCRQILQCAPAELVALGHGENSVFEACNELRTLLRETRGAAVSLRPVIADIRDRQRMRAVLATYRPVVIFHAAAHKHVPLMEENVQDAVSNNVLGTRNLLELASELGVERFVLISTDKAVNPTSVMGATKRVAEFLVQDAALRTGRPFVAVRFGNVLGSRGSVVPLFKQQIAAGGPVTVTHPEAERYFMTIPEAVQLVLQAAALGSGGEIFVLDMGQPVRVLDLARDLIRLTGLKEGEDIEIVFTGLRPGEKLRERLFLDSEEYARTAHQQIFQVRNGMLKGESPLADLHQLVKKLEAAAASGSEKRVRRLLQRLVPEYTPVPADGALAAAENHG
- a CDS encoding DegT/DnrJ/EryC1/StrS aminotransferase family protein, yielding MSRDDSELYVCPRKRTNSRSTFLPFSPPAISEEEIAAVADTLRSAWITTGPKTKRFEQEFAAYIGAPAALALNSCTAGLHLALLALGIGPGDEVITTPMTFCSSVHVIEHVGARPVLADIVPDTLTIDPVRVAEGITPRTRAIMPVHYAGHPADMDPLLELARQRGLYVIEDAAHALPASYRGQRIGTIGDLTAFSFYATKNLTTAEGGMLTGAPELIERARILSLHGMSRDAWKRYDANGSWYYEVIDAGWKYNMTDIQAAIGLVQLQRLESMQRRRREVVAQYNAAFGQLDALQIPTERPDAESAWHLYVLRLNLDRLTIDRARFIEELRVRNIGTSVHFIPIHLHPYYRDKYGFQPEDFPVAYREYQRIISLPLYPRMSDQDVQDVIDAVVEIVKRHRR